One Parasphingorhabdus cellanae genomic region harbors:
- a CDS encoding prepilin peptidase, which produces MPIFAFPIAGALIGLIIGSFLATIIIRWPQGRSAMKGRSRCDHCGRTVRAIDLIPVISYVLRAGKCAHCGTRIKADHLVIELGAGLIGGFALFADPGLGGILGAIFGWFLLTLAALDAQHHWLPDRLTFLLAISGLVASFVDNGPDLPSRLIGGFAGFALLFVIGWAYLQLRGREGLGGGDPKLLGAIGCWLGWSALPLVMLGAGLVGLLAIASMRARGQAITVESALPLGSFMAVSAFPLWIIQVTIETNLL; this is translated from the coding sequence GTGCCAATCTTTGCCTTTCCTATTGCAGGAGCCCTGATCGGACTGATCATTGGCAGTTTTCTGGCGACGATCATCATTCGCTGGCCGCAAGGGCGTTCGGCTATGAAAGGGCGTTCGCGCTGTGATCATTGCGGGCGGACCGTGCGAGCCATCGATTTAATACCTGTTATTAGCTATGTTTTGCGCGCCGGAAAATGCGCGCATTGCGGCACCAGGATCAAAGCGGATCATCTCGTAATCGAGTTGGGTGCTGGACTGATTGGAGGATTCGCATTGTTCGCCGATCCAGGACTAGGCGGAATACTCGGCGCGATATTCGGTTGGTTCTTGCTAACTTTGGCTGCGCTGGATGCGCAGCATCATTGGCTGCCTGACCGGCTGACATTTTTATTGGCCATCAGCGGATTAGTCGCCTCGTTCGTTGACAATGGCCCTGATCTGCCAAGCCGGTTGATCGGAGGCTTTGCCGGCTTTGCTTTGCTGTTTGTCATTGGATGGGCCTACCTCCAGTTACGCGGGCGAGAGGGACTGGGGGGCGGTGATCCAAAACTGTTAGGCGCGATTGGGTGTTGGCTTGGTTGGTCAGCGTTACCGCTGGTTATGCTAGGCGCAGGGCTTGTGGGACTGCTGGCGATTGCGTCGATGCGCGCGCGGGGGCAAGCGATCACCGTTGAAAGCGCCTTGCCGCTCGGCAGCTTTATGGCGGTTTCGGCCTTTCCGCTGTGGATCATACAGGTAACGATCGAAACTAATCTGCTTTAG
- a CDS encoding acetyl-CoA C-acyltransferase, translating to MSQSDPVVILSYARTPMGGMQGALGDVSAPDLGAVAVRSAVERAGIDGADVERIYMGNVLSAGQGQAPARQAAILGGLPESVEATTVNKMCGSGMQTAIMGAEALAAGSVDLIVTGGMESMTNAPYLLPKMRGGARLGHAQVIDHMFLDGLEDAYDKGRAMGSFAEETAGEYQLTREAQDEYAIESLARAKAAVEGDAFDDEVVAVEVKTRKGSVTVDKDEQPLKGNPDKIPQLRPAFAKDGTITAANASSISDGAAAMVLTRASVAEAKGLKPVAHIVAHAAHAHAPAKFTTAPVAAIQKVLKKAGWDVADVDLWEVNEAFACVAMFAMQDIGITRDKLNVNGGATALGHPIGASGARIMVTLIAALKKQGLKKGVAALCIGGGEATAVAIELAD from the coding sequence ATGTCTCAATCCGATCCCGTCGTCATATTGTCCTACGCCCGTACACCGATGGGCGGTATGCAGGGCGCTTTGGGCGATGTCAGCGCGCCCGATCTCGGCGCAGTCGCTGTTCGCTCTGCGGTAGAACGGGCTGGTATTGATGGCGCGGATGTAGAGCGCATTTACATGGGCAATGTTTTGTCCGCTGGACAGGGCCAAGCCCCTGCCCGTCAAGCCGCGATACTGGGCGGTCTGCCGGAATCGGTGGAAGCCACGACCGTCAACAAGATGTGCGGCTCTGGCATGCAGACGGCGATCATGGGCGCAGAAGCTTTGGCCGCCGGTTCGGTGGACCTGATCGTCACTGGCGGCATGGAGAGCATGACCAACGCGCCTTATCTACTGCCAAAGATGCGTGGTGGCGCGCGGCTAGGCCACGCGCAGGTTATCGATCATATGTTCCTTGATGGACTGGAAGATGCCTATGATAAAGGCCGGGCAATGGGCAGCTTTGCCGAGGAAACCGCGGGTGAGTATCAACTCACCCGTGAAGCGCAGGATGAATATGCGATTGAATCGCTCGCCCGCGCCAAAGCAGCCGTTGAGGGTGATGCATTCGATGACGAAGTCGTGGCCGTCGAAGTCAAGACCCGCAAAGGCAGCGTGACTGTCGATAAGGACGAGCAACCGCTTAAAGGCAATCCTGACAAAATTCCGCAACTGCGTCCTGCATTCGCAAAAGACGGCACCATTACCGCCGCCAATGCATCGTCTATCTCTGATGGTGCAGCCGCAATGGTCCTAACACGAGCCAGTGTTGCAGAGGCAAAGGGCTTGAAGCCGGTGGCGCATATCGTCGCCCATGCAGCTCACGCCCATGCCCCTGCCAAATTCACCACTGCTCCGGTTGCAGCCATCCAGAAGGTTCTGAAGAAAGCCGGATGGGATGTCGCTGATGTTGATCTATGGGAAGTCAACGAAGCCTTTGCTTGCGTTGCGATGTTTGCGATGCAGGACATTGGCATCACGCGCGACAAGCTTAATGTCAACGGCGGCGCAACCGCTTTGGGCCATCCGATCGGCGCCAGTGGCGCACGGATCATGGTCACGCTGATCGCTGCGTTGAAAAAGCAAGGCCTGAAAAAAGGCGTTGCCGCTTTGTGCATTGGCGGCGGCGAGGCGACCGCCGTGGCTATCGAATTAGCCGACTAA
- a CDS encoding PEPxxWA-CTERM sorting domain-containing protein, with translation MNKSKKILMASAMTLAATTLSATAASAEVLIFNASDFKVGNNSHGLWTNNTNKGADRFYSFQAGTIFTVDTDTGTGSLVGTAINGSNNVAEINLRLGGFLETTLGSAFTYKKENGLAYDPLTDTQDVDFFTSASGSIAIDGYSYMLRANPFAGGHAFQYGQGANAKNGAFGGSSWLLVEGANGEQPRHWDVNFNLAAVPEPATWAFMIFGFGAVGGALRRKKNRQTVSFA, from the coding sequence ATGAACAAGAGTAAAAAGATTTTGATGGCGTCGGCTATGACTCTCGCCGCAACAACATTGTCGGCTACGGCTGCCTCGGCGGAAGTGCTCATTTTTAACGCCAGCGATTTTAAGGTGGGTAATAACTCGCACGGTCTGTGGACCAACAATACGAATAAGGGCGCAGATCGCTTTTATTCTTTTCAAGCGGGTACGATCTTCACCGTCGATACCGATACCGGGACTGGCTCTCTCGTCGGCACAGCCATCAACGGATCGAACAACGTTGCCGAAATTAACTTGCGGCTTGGCGGTTTCCTCGAAACCACGCTGGGTTCAGCTTTTACCTATAAAAAAGAAAACGGGCTGGCCTATGACCCGTTGACCGATACGCAGGACGTTGATTTTTTTACCTCTGCGAGCGGATCGATTGCGATTGACGGTTATTCCTACATGCTGCGCGCGAACCCTTTCGCCGGCGGACATGCGTTTCAATATGGTCAGGGTGCCAATGCCAAAAATGGCGCTTTTGGCGGTTCGTCCTGGTTGCTTGTTGAAGGCGCAAATGGCGAACAACCCCGGCATTGGGATGTGAACTTCAATCTGGCTGCTGTACCCGAACCGGCTACGTGGGCGTTCATGATCTTCGGATTTGGCGCCGTCGGCGGTGCGTTGCGCCGCAAGAAGAACCGTCAGACGGTCAGCTTCGCCTAA
- a CDS encoding SH3 domain-containing protein, translated as MRRFVVKITAVPCLMALSLALTSPAMAQQQPPYWASIDEPEARMRTGPSTEYPTMWIYKRERLPIKILARYKAWRKVEDPDGAQGWMHARLLSATQTAIVLGEKGQAQPLRSNPQSDAKVIWRVEPGVVGKITQCENGWCLLDVTGRRGYVDQDLIWGDEPLK; from the coding sequence ATGCGTAGATTTGTAGTGAAAATAACAGCGGTTCCCTGCCTGATGGCGTTAAGTCTAGCACTGACATCTCCAGCTATGGCTCAACAGCAGCCACCTTATTGGGCATCTATTGACGAGCCGGAAGCACGGATGCGCACGGGACCAAGTACCGAGTATCCGACCATGTGGATATATAAGCGGGAACGGCTCCCGATAAAAATCCTCGCCCGATACAAGGCATGGCGCAAAGTCGAGGATCCCGACGGTGCGCAGGGATGGATGCATGCCCGGCTTTTAAGTGCAACACAGACCGCAATAGTGCTTGGCGAAAAAGGGCAGGCGCAACCGTTGCGATCCAACCCGCAATCTGATGCGAAAGTTATCTGGCGGGTCGAACCGGGAGTTGTCGGCAAAATCACGCAATGTGAAAATGGTTGGTGCTTGTTGGATGTCACCGGACGACGCGGCTATGTTGATCAAGACCTGATCTGGGGCGACGAGCCGCTGAAATAG
- a CDS encoding 2-hydroxyacid dehydrogenase, which translates to MAETTETETIRPAKPRVIVTRELADAIHDRMGELFDVVPNLTDRAFSREDLIAAMADCDVLVPTVTDHIDAEMIAAAPDRLKLIASFGAGVDHIDLAAARARKILVTNTPGVFTEDTADMTMALILSVPRRLAEGEKLMRSGQWEGWKPSGMLGHCIGGKKLGIIGMGRIGQAVARRASGFGLSIVYHNRRQLPPAVEESLNASYVDDLDELIQTCDIITIHCPRTPETHELINAGRIAMMKPSTYLINTARGDLIDENALIEALQQEKISGAGLDVYTREPAVDQRLLKLKNVVLLPHMGSATFEGREASGERVIANIRVWADGHRPPDQVLEGWA; encoded by the coding sequence ATGGCAGAAACAACCGAAACCGAAACAATCCGTCCTGCAAAGCCGCGCGTCATTGTGACCCGTGAATTGGCTGATGCGATCCATGACCGGATGGGTGAATTGTTCGACGTTGTTCCCAATCTGACGGACCGCGCTTTTTCGCGCGAAGATTTGATAGCTGCGATGGCAGACTGTGATGTTCTGGTTCCCACGGTGACTGATCATATCGATGCGGAAATGATTGCCGCGGCGCCTGATCGCCTGAAACTAATTGCCAGCTTTGGTGCAGGCGTTGATCATATCGATTTGGCTGCAGCGCGGGCGCGCAAAATACTGGTAACCAACACCCCGGGCGTTTTCACGGAAGATACGGCCGACATGACGATGGCGCTGATATTGTCGGTTCCCCGCCGCTTGGCGGAAGGTGAGAAATTAATGCGTTCCGGCCAATGGGAGGGATGGAAGCCTTCCGGGATGCTGGGCCATTGTATCGGCGGCAAAAAACTTGGCATAATCGGCATGGGCCGCATCGGACAGGCCGTCGCTCGCCGGGCCTCCGGTTTTGGTCTCTCGATTGTCTATCACAACCGCCGCCAATTGCCGCCTGCGGTGGAAGAATCGCTCAATGCCAGCTATGTCGATGATCTCGATGAACTGATCCAGACTTGTGATATCATCACCATCCATTGCCCGCGCACCCCTGAAACGCATGAATTAATCAACGCTGGCCGAATAGCGATGATGAAACCATCAACCTATTTGATCAACACCGCCCGCGGCGATCTGATCGACGAAAATGCGCTGATTGAAGCCCTGCAACAGGAGAAGATCAGCGGCGCAGGATTGGATGTTTATACCCGTGAGCCTGCAGTAGATCAGCGATTGCTGAAGCTTAAGAATGTCGTACTGCTGCCGCATATGGGAAGTGCCACTTTTGAAGGACGAGAGGCATCCGGAGAGCGCGTCATAGCAAATATCCGGGTATGGGCAGACGGTCACCGGCCGCCGGATCAGGTGCTTGAAGGCTGGGCCTGA
- a CDS encoding ammonium transporter, with protein MKYLSKCLATISAAVLASVPVAAQDIIDPTADAANSGDTAWVLTSTALVLLMTLPGLALFYGGLVRSKNFLSVLVQCMAIAGVASVLWVVVGYTLAFGTVTNGILGNGLNWMFGNLGNVREGTSIPESAFAMFQMTFAVITPALMVGAWVDRARFGWVIAFCSLWLLVVYAPVTHWVWGGGWLAEQGVLDFAGGIVVHTTAGVSALVVAIMMGKRMGWPKTLMLPHSPALTVAGAGLLWVGWFGFNGGSALTATDDASSAIINTHVAASMAALVWILIERIKVGKSTAVGVATGAIAGLATITPAAGFVGPGAAIIIGGAAGLVCFFAVGLVKNGFKIDDSLDVFAVHGVGGILGTLLLALFISEGLGGTGYADGMAFGSQFVAQLIGVGAVAIWSAVATAILGYGISVILPMRVNEDDERDGLDIASHGERAWDLD; from the coding sequence ATGAAATATCTGAGTAAGTGTCTGGCCACCATCAGTGCTGCGGTTTTGGCGTCGGTCCCTGTGGCTGCTCAGGATATCATTGATCCAACCGCTGATGCCGCCAATAGCGGAGATACAGCATGGGTTTTAACATCGACCGCTTTGGTTTTACTGATGACCTTACCGGGTCTCGCACTATTTTATGGCGGCCTGGTCCGGTCCAAAAACTTTCTGTCAGTCCTCGTCCAATGCATGGCCATCGCCGGCGTCGCTTCTGTGCTATGGGTAGTGGTGGGATATACGCTGGCTTTCGGAACCGTGACCAATGGTATTTTAGGCAATGGTTTGAACTGGATGTTCGGCAATCTTGGTAATGTTCGTGAAGGAACATCCATCCCGGAATCGGCTTTTGCAATGTTCCAGATGACGTTTGCGGTGATCACCCCTGCCCTGATGGTCGGCGCTTGGGTCGATCGTGCCCGCTTCGGCTGGGTCATCGCCTTTTGTTCCCTATGGTTGCTGGTCGTCTATGCGCCGGTTACCCATTGGGTTTGGGGCGGCGGTTGGCTAGCCGAACAAGGTGTCCTTGATTTTGCAGGCGGTATTGTGGTGCACACCACCGCGGGCGTTTCTGCGCTGGTCGTTGCGATCATGATGGGCAAGCGTATGGGATGGCCAAAAACGCTTATGCTGCCGCATAGTCCTGCACTCACTGTTGCCGGTGCTGGCTTACTCTGGGTGGGCTGGTTTGGTTTCAATGGTGGTTCTGCGCTTACAGCGACTGACGATGCGTCTTCTGCTATTATCAACACCCATGTGGCGGCCTCGATGGCCGCGTTGGTATGGATATTGATTGAACGGATCAAAGTCGGCAAATCCACTGCTGTTGGTGTGGCAACGGGCGCTATCGCCGGTTTAGCCACCATTACACCGGCAGCAGGCTTTGTTGGCCCCGGTGCAGCCATTATTATCGGCGGCGCTGCTGGTCTCGTCTGCTTCTTTGCTGTTGGGCTAGTCAAAAACGGTTTCAAAATCGACGACAGTCTTGACGTTTTCGCCGTTCACGGCGTTGGCGGCATATTGGGTACGCTCCTGCTGGCGCTGTTTATCAGCGAGGGCCTGGGCGGCACCGGATATGCGGACGGCATGGCGTTCGGCAGCCAGTTTGTCGCGCAGCTTATTGGTGTCGGAGCCGTCGCAATCTGGTCAGCCGTCGCTACAGCAATCCTCGGCTATGGTATCAGCGTCATTCTGCCCATGCGGGTCAACGAAGATGATGAGCGTGACGGGCTGGACATTGCAAGCCATGGCGAACGGGCGTGGGATCTGGATTGA
- a CDS encoding FkbM family methyltransferase, which yields MFDSFGISGNSHEMSSPSLSQRIIGRLFRTGSPLLQRHVADMVARASEEITYNRLIENGFKPKAIIDVGAYKGDWTRLASRTFGAMPMLMVEAQPAMRAGLDAVIKDLPHVKCESAVLGAIAGQDVTFYEMGTGSSFLPEASDAPRNELKLKTRTLDDVVEEHLEPVDDVFLKIDVQGAELQVLQGASKLLERTGLVQLETAMLQYNEGAPLLPEVVTFMADRGFLPTEVSGFSRPRNHLVQIDLLFARAGSVLRPEFFNF from the coding sequence TTGTTTGACAGTTTCGGCATTTCTGGCAATAGCCACGAAATGTCATCGCCTTCTTTATCCCAACGCATCATCGGCCGTCTGTTCCGTACAGGTTCGCCATTACTTCAAAGACATGTAGCCGATATGGTTGCCAGAGCTTCTGAAGAGATCACCTATAATCGTTTGATTGAAAACGGTTTCAAGCCAAAGGCGATTATTGATGTTGGTGCCTATAAGGGCGACTGGACCAGGCTGGCCAGCCGGACATTTGGCGCCATGCCGATGCTGATGGTCGAGGCTCAGCCAGCAATGCGGGCAGGTCTCGATGCCGTCATTAAGGATTTGCCGCATGTGAAATGCGAGTCTGCGGTATTGGGCGCGATAGCAGGACAAGACGTGACCTTTTACGAAATGGGCACAGGATCATCCTTTCTGCCCGAAGCCAGCGATGCTCCGCGCAACGAATTAAAACTGAAAACCCGCACGCTGGATGATGTGGTCGAAGAACATCTTGAGCCTGTGGATGACGTATTCCTGAAAATTGACGTACAGGGCGCGGAACTGCAAGTCCTGCAGGGCGCGAGTAAGCTTTTGGAACGCACGGGATTGGTGCAGCTGGAAACCGCGATGCTGCAATATAATGAAGGCGCGCCGCTTTTACCGGAAGTGGTGACGTTCATGGCCGATCGCGGTTTTTTGCCGACCGAAGTCTCAGGTTTCAGCAGGCCGCGTAATCATCTGGTGCAAATTGACCTGCTTTTTGCCCGCGCCGGATCGGTGCTGCGGCCGGAGTTTTTCAACTTTTAG
- a CDS encoding GNAT family N-acetyltransferase, producing MDIRLDDLSGLPVQALLAAHLSSMQKHSPPGSVYALDLSGLKAPNVSLWAAWDGDDLMGIGALKQLTETAGEIKSMRTASAHLRQGVGLSILNHIIAEAKQRGYVRLSLETGSGDEFEPALRLYRKRGFENGAAFGDYVASEFNQFLHLEL from the coding sequence ATGGACATACGATTGGACGATCTCTCCGGGCTGCCGGTCCAGGCGCTGCTAGCCGCGCATCTGTCGAGCATGCAAAAACACTCCCCGCCGGGCAGCGTTTATGCGCTTGATCTATCTGGCCTGAAAGCACCCAATGTTTCGCTATGGGCGGCGTGGGATGGCGATGATCTGATGGGTATTGGCGCGCTCAAACAGCTGACGGAGACCGCAGGCGAAATCAAGTCCATGCGCACGGCTTCGGCGCACCTTAGACAGGGAGTCGGTCTGTCAATTCTCAACCACATAATTGCAGAAGCAAAACAGCGCGGATATGTGCGGCTAAGCCTTGAAACGGGATCAGGGGATGAGTTTGAACCGGCGCTTCGCCTCTATCGCAAGCGCGGGTTTGAAAATGGTGCGGCTTTTGGCGACTATGTTGCGAGTGAATTTAATCAGTTTCTGCATCTGGAGCTATAA
- a CDS encoding PilZ domain-containing protein encodes MALKSTRYRKVEPAALNRRTTPRHEVYVSSASLKRNGNMSIAATLLDISIYGCRFEADAVFKEGEKVTVTVDEHAPFKATLVWQKTKQAGCRFADALDTEILRTLTLAS; translated from the coding sequence ATGGCGCTGAAGTCGACGAGATACCGTAAAGTGGAACCGGCAGCATTGAACCGGCGCACTACGCCGCGTCACGAAGTCTATGTTTCCAGCGCATCCTTGAAACGCAATGGCAATATGTCAATTGCCGCGACCCTGCTCGATATCTCAATCTACGGATGCCGTTTCGAAGCGGATGCTGTCTTCAAGGAAGGCGAAAAAGTTACTGTCACCGTTGATGAGCATGCACCGTTTAAAGCGACTTTGGTGTGGCAGAAAACAAAACAGGCCGGATGCCGCTTTGCCGATGCGCTTGATACGGAAATTCTACGGACACTGACACTGGCTTCCTGA
- a CDS encoding NAD(P)H-dependent flavin oxidoreductase, with product MFKGVKPIQYGGREVWPLIEGGKGVAATNHASSGAWAAAGGIGTVSAVNADSYDADGNVIPQIYHGKTRGARHEELVKYAIDGAVAQVTRAFEISNGKGAININVLWEMGGAQQVLHGVLEQTKGMVAGVTCGAGMPYKLSEIAQQYGVNYLPIISSARAFRALWKRAYHKVSDLMAAVVYEDPWLAGGHNGLSNAEDPRKPEDPYPRVKALRETMRGEGIADSVPIIMAGGVWALKDWDNWIDNDELGQIAFQFGTRPLLTKESPIPDSWKNELIKIKEGDVLLHKFSPTGFYSSAVRNEFLRSLEARSERQIPYSTEKAGEHTHQLDVGVKGKNFWVTRNDLLRAREWDGLGFTMALKTPDNTIVFTTPEEAKMIRKDQADCMGCLSHCGFSAWKDHDNFSTGRLADPRSFCIQKSLQEIVHGAPVEEHLMFAGHGAYNFGKDPFYSNGFVPTVKQLVDRILTGD from the coding sequence GTGTTTAAAGGGGTCAAGCCTATCCAATATGGTGGTCGTGAAGTCTGGCCATTGATTGAGGGTGGCAAAGGAGTTGCCGCTACCAATCATGCCAGTTCCGGCGCATGGGCTGCCGCAGGCGGTATCGGCACTGTATCTGCCGTCAATGCTGATAGCTATGATGCTGATGGCAACGTTATCCCGCAAATTTATCACGGAAAAACCCGCGGCGCACGGCATGAAGAGCTTGTGAAATATGCGATTGACGGTGCGGTTGCCCAGGTTACGCGTGCTTTCGAAATATCCAACGGCAAAGGCGCAATCAATATCAATGTGCTTTGGGAAATGGGCGGCGCGCAGCAGGTACTGCACGGCGTGCTTGAACAGACCAAAGGCATGGTGGCGGGTGTCACATGCGGTGCCGGTATGCCCTATAAGCTCTCAGAAATTGCGCAGCAATATGGGGTGAATTATTTACCGATCATCAGCTCTGCTCGTGCCTTTCGGGCTTTGTGGAAACGCGCTTATCACAAGGTTTCAGACCTTATGGCGGCGGTGGTTTATGAGGATCCGTGGCTGGCTGGCGGGCATAATGGCCTCAGCAACGCCGAAGACCCGCGCAAACCCGAAGATCCTTATCCGCGTGTCAAAGCCTTACGCGAAACCATGCGCGGCGAGGGCATAGCCGACAGCGTGCCAATCATCATGGCGGGCGGCGTCTGGGCTCTCAAAGACTGGGACAATTGGATTGATAATGACGAGCTCGGTCAGATTGCCTTTCAATTCGGCACCCGTCCGCTGCTCACCAAGGAAAGCCCGATCCCGGACAGCTGGAAGAATGAGCTGATCAAGATCAAGGAAGGCGATGTGCTGTTGCACAAATTCTCGCCCACTGGTTTCTATTCGTCGGCCGTTCGCAATGAATTCCTGCGCAGCCTGGAAGCGCGCTCCGAACGCCAGATTCCTTATTCGACCGAGAAGGCCGGTGAGCATACGCATCAACTGGATGTTGGCGTGAAGGGCAAAAACTTTTGGGTTACACGCAACGACTTGCTGCGTGCGCGGGAATGGGACGGTCTGGGTTTCACCATGGCGCTCAAGACACCGGACAACACAATTGTGTTCACTACACCTGAGGAAGCCAAGATGATCCGCAAGGACCAGGCCGATTGCATGGGTTGTCTGTCACACTGCGGTTTTTCCGCTTGGAAGGATCACGATAATTTCAGCACTGGACGACTTGCTGACCCGCGGAGTTTCTGTATCCAGAAGTCGTTGCAGGAAATCGTACATGGTGCGCCGGTTGAAGAGCATTTGATGTTTGCTGGCCACGGTGCCTATAATTTCGGCAAAGATCCGTTTTATTCCAATGGCTTTGTACCGACAGTCAAGCAACTGGTCGATCGCATTCTGACCGGGGATTAG